One segment of Thermosynechococcus sp. HN-54 DNA contains the following:
- a CDS encoding peptidylprolyl isomerase has translation MGTFLLPPLAIALPVEHPLIAALPQGNAITDPKALLRWALPIDNPTVRELQRDLEQISFWVRGKQWSKIASNVSKAKVIVRDRADELLKSLPAEKQEAAKTLLTELETSLDRLQEAAKAKDRSQLLPAKAAALDKVGDLEAMMVQNFSYTPPKGYEHLPRLLGRATVEMETTKGNLTIVVDGYSAPLTAGNFVDLIQRHFYDGLPFTRAEESYVLQAGDPPGPEVGFIDPKTNQYRAIPLEILVEGDKYPLYGITLEDAGRYLEHPVLPFSAYGTVALARPNDDPNGGSSQFFFLLFEPELTPAGLNLLDGRYAVFGYVVEGEETLRQLRQGDKILSAKVVDGLENLVQPA, from the coding sequence TTGGGGACATTCCTGCTGCCGCCGCTGGCGATCGCGCTGCCTGTTGAACATCCGTTAATTGCTGCTTTGCCCCAAGGGAATGCCATTACTGATCCCAAAGCGCTGCTCCGTTGGGCCTTACCGATTGACAATCCAACCGTACGAGAACTGCAAAGGGATCTAGAACAAATCTCTTTTTGGGTGCGCGGCAAACAGTGGTCAAAAATTGCCAGCAACGTTAGTAAAGCCAAAGTAATAGTTCGCGATCGCGCCGATGAACTGCTCAAAAGTCTCCCTGCCGAGAAACAGGAGGCAGCCAAAACCCTGTTGACAGAGTTAGAGACCTCCCTCGACAGGCTACAGGAAGCCGCCAAAGCCAAAGATCGCAGCCAACTCTTGCCCGCTAAAGCCGCCGCCCTCGATAAAGTGGGGGACTTGGAGGCCATGATGGTACAAAACTTTAGCTATACGCCTCCCAAGGGCTACGAGCATCTGCCGCGATTGCTGGGTCGTGCCACCGTGGAAATGGAAACCACCAAGGGGAATCTCACGATTGTTGTCGATGGCTACAGTGCCCCCCTGACCGCTGGCAACTTTGTGGACTTAATCCAACGCCACTTCTACGATGGCCTGCCCTTTACTCGTGCTGAGGAATCCTATGTGCTGCAAGCAGGGGATCCACCGGGGCCAGAGGTGGGCTTCATTGACCCAAAAACCAACCAATACCGTGCCATTCCCCTTGAAATTCTGGTGGAGGGCGACAAGTATCCTCTCTATGGCATCACCCTTGAGGATGCAGGGCGTTACTTAGAACATCCTGTGCTCCCCTTTTCCGCCTATGGTACTGTCGCCTTGGCGCGTCCCAACGATGATCCCAATGGTGGCTCATCACAATTTTTCTTTTTGCTCTTTGAACCTGAATTGACCCCCGCAGGACTGAACCTCTTGGATGGTCGCTATGCCGTCTTTGGCTATGTCGTAGAGGGAGAAGAAACCCTGCGACAACTGCGCCAAGGGGATAAGATTCTCTCCGCTAAGGTGGTGGATGGCCTTGAAAATCTGGTACAACCGGCGTAG
- a CDS encoding YccF domain-containing protein, translating into MSLLGNLIWLIFGGFLTGIGYMIGGLTLCLTIIGIPFGIKAIELGWSALFPFGKQIVEAPNANSTLTMIFNILWLLVVGWGIALNHLIWGVILAVTIIGLPFAQQHFKLMILALLPFGRALK; encoded by the coding sequence ATGAGTCTTCTGGGCAATCTCATTTGGCTAATTTTTGGTGGCTTCCTGACGGGCATTGGCTATATGATTGGTGGCTTGACCCTCTGCCTCACGATCATTGGCATTCCTTTTGGGATTAAAGCCATAGAACTTGGCTGGAGCGCTCTATTTCCTTTTGGCAAGCAGATTGTTGAGGCGCCCAATGCCAACAGTACCTTAACAATGATCTTTAATATTCTGTGGCTATTGGTTGTGGGTTGGGGCATTGCCCTCAATCATTTAATTTGGGGAGTGATCTTAGCGGTTACAATTATCGGCCTGCCCTTTGCCCAACAGCACTTCAAGCTAATGATTTTGGCACTCCTGCCCTTTGGCCGCGCGCTGAAGTGA
- a CDS encoding metal ABC transporter ATP-binding protein yields MISSPAVDLQDVTVAYHRHLALHGATLQLPAGTICGVVGMNGAGKSTLFKAIMGFVKPIRGQVRIHGLPLRHVQRQSLVAYVPQSEDVDWQFPLRVWDVVMMGRYGKMNWLRQPRAVDRQRVRESLEQVELWPLRYRQIGELSGGQKKRMFLARAFAQEAQVLLLDEPFAGVDVKTEKLIIDLLMAEREKGHTILISTHDLSSITTFCDQVVLVNRSILAYGRTSEVFTPENLARAFEGSLRIPRRCD; encoded by the coding sequence ATGATTTCTAGCCCTGCCGTTGATTTACAAGATGTGACGGTCGCCTATCACCGTCACCTTGCTCTCCATGGAGCAACGTTGCAATTGCCCGCAGGCACCATCTGTGGGGTAGTGGGCATGAATGGGGCTGGCAAGTCAACCCTTTTCAAGGCGATCATGGGGTTTGTTAAACCCATTCGAGGTCAGGTGCGCATCCATGGCTTACCCCTCCGGCACGTGCAACGGCAGTCCCTTGTGGCCTATGTCCCCCAGAGCGAAGATGTGGACTGGCAGTTCCCTCTACGGGTCTGGGATGTCGTGATGATGGGGCGCTATGGCAAAATGAACTGGCTGCGCCAACCGAGAGCGGTCGATCGCCAGCGGGTACGGGAAAGTCTAGAGCAGGTGGAACTATGGCCCTTGCGGTACCGCCAAATTGGTGAACTCTCAGGAGGCCAAAAGAAACGCATGTTCCTTGCCCGCGCCTTTGCCCAAGAAGCACAGGTGTTGCTCTTGGATGAACCCTTTGCGGGTGTGGATGTGAAAACGGAGAAACTGATTATTGATCTCCTCATGGCAGAGCGGGAGAAGGGGCACACGATTCTCATCTCCACCCACGATCTCTCCTCAATTACCACCTTTTGTGATCAGGTGGTGCTGGTGAACCGCAGTATCTTGGCCTATGGCCGCACCAGTGAGGTGTTTACCCCAGAAAATCTGGCGCGAGCCTTCGAGGGATCCCTGAGGATCCCCCGGCGCTGTGACTAG
- the psaX gene encoding photosystem I protein PsaX, giving the protein MATKSAKPTYAFRTFWAVLLLAINFLVAAYYFGILK; this is encoded by the coding sequence ATGGCAACAAAATCTGCAAAACCCACCTACGCTTTCCGTACCTTTTGGGCTGTACTGCTGTTGGCCATTAACTTCTTGGTTGCTGCCTACTACTTTGGCATCCTCAAGTAG
- the thiS gene encoding sulfur carrier protein ThiS, with translation MVPVEPAIVVHVNGTPHTLRRSLSIPELCDLLNIHPRLVAIEYNGEILHRQFWETTYVQAGDRLEIVTIVGGG, from the coding sequence ATGGTTCCTGTTGAGCCAGCGATCGTCGTTCATGTCAATGGCACTCCTCACACCTTGAGGCGATCGCTCTCAATTCCAGAACTTTGTGACCTGCTCAATATTCACCCCCGCCTTGTTGCCATTGAATACAATGGTGAGATTTTGCATCGGCAGTTTTGGGAAACCACCTATGTGCAGGCGGGCGATCGCTTGGAAATTGTCACGATTGTTGGTGGCGGCTGA
- the speY gene encoding homospermidine biosynthesis protein: MSAFATPITPAPIPENISLTELIDKYFTAYNSARLREICQLLSQRVFQPEVTVGLSLSGAMTPTGLGISALAPLVRAGFIDYIISTGANLYHDIHYALGMDLYAAHPFVDDVQLRKESKIRIYDIIFDYDVLLETDAFLRQVLRSEIFQRRMGTAEFHYHLGRYVRELEVQRGQTHSCLLATAYECGVPIYTSSPGDSSIGMNVAAIALEGSKLVIDPAIDVNETAAIAYFAREAAEGKGKSAALIIGGGSPKNFLLQTQPQIHEVLGLEERGHDYFIQITDARPDTGGLSGAVPSEAVSWGKVDPQGLRDTVVCYTDSTIALPILTAYCLSRCQPRPLKRLYDRRGEMVERLQQLYLQAQLQQKVKDLPTEASVATYPCGTPIRRS, encoded by the coding sequence ATGTCTGCATTTGCTACCCCCATTACCCCTGCTCCCATTCCCGAAAATATCAGTTTGACAGAACTCATTGATAAATACTTCACTGCCTATAACTCAGCACGCTTGCGGGAAATTTGCCAACTGTTGAGCCAACGGGTGTTTCAGCCAGAAGTGACGGTTGGTCTGAGCCTCTCAGGCGCCATGACGCCGACGGGTTTGGGGATCTCTGCCCTTGCGCCTTTGGTGCGCGCTGGGTTTATTGATTACATCATCAGTACTGGGGCTAATCTCTACCACGACATTCACTATGCCCTCGGCATGGATCTCTATGCGGCGCATCCTTTTGTGGATGATGTGCAACTGCGCAAGGAAAGCAAAATCCGCATTTATGACATTATCTTTGACTACGATGTCCTCCTTGAAACCGATGCCTTTTTGCGGCAAGTGCTGCGTAGTGAAATTTTCCAGCGCCGTATGGGTACAGCGGAGTTTCACTACCACTTAGGGCGCTATGTGCGGGAACTGGAAGTGCAGCGGGGACAAACCCATTCCTGCTTGCTGGCCACAGCCTATGAGTGTGGTGTGCCTATTTACACCTCCTCTCCCGGTGATAGCTCCATTGGTATGAATGTGGCGGCGATCGCCCTCGAAGGCTCGAAACTGGTCATTGACCCTGCCATTGATGTCAATGAAACCGCAGCCATTGCTTACTTTGCCCGTGAAGCGGCTGAGGGCAAGGGCAAGAGTGCAGCGTTAATTATTGGCGGTGGTAGTCCGAAAAACTTCCTGCTGCAAACCCAGCCGCAAATCCATGAGGTCTTGGGGCTAGAGGAACGGGGACACGATTACTTTATTCAGATTACCGATGCGCGTCCGGATACAGGTGGCCTCTCGGGCGCTGTGCCCAGTGAAGCCGTCAGTTGGGGCAAGGTGGATCCCCAAGGGTTGCGGGATACGGTGGTCTGCTACACCGATAGCACGATCGCCCTCCCCATCCTCACTGCCTACTGCCTGAGTCGCTGTCAACCCCGTCCTCTCAAACGCCTCTACGATCGCCGCGGCGAAATGGTCGAACGCCTCCAGCAGCTCTACCTACAAGCACAACTTCAGCAAAAGGTGAAAGACCTGCCCACTGAAGCGTCTGTAGCCACCTATCCCTGTGGCACGCCGATTCGTCGCAGCTAG
- a CDS encoding glutathione peroxidase produces the protein MLPNREGQRVPEVTFRTREGDQWVNVTTNDLFNGKTIVVFALPGAFTPTCSSTHLPGYNELAPLLRECGVDDILCISVNDAFVMNEWGKTQQAEKVRLIPDGNGEFTAGMGMLVDKEDLGFGKRSWRYSMLVKDGIIEKMFIEPEEPGDPFKVSDAETMLCYLNPRYKRQCVSLFTKRGCPYCAKAKTLLAEKGIHYDEIVVGEGASLRSLQAVTGATTVPQVFIDGKYIGGSEALAEYLATHC, from the coding sequence ATGCTACCCAACCGTGAAGGGCAACGTGTTCCCGAAGTCACCTTTCGCACCCGTGAAGGCGATCAATGGGTCAATGTGACCACCAATGATTTGTTCAATGGCAAAACTATTGTCGTGTTTGCTTTGCCGGGTGCTTTCACCCCTACCTGTTCCTCGACCCATCTCCCCGGCTACAACGAATTGGCACCTCTGTTACGCGAATGTGGCGTGGATGACATCCTCTGCATTTCCGTGAATGATGCCTTTGTCATGAATGAGTGGGGTAAAACCCAGCAGGCGGAGAAGGTGCGCCTCATTCCCGATGGTAATGGTGAATTTACCGCCGGCATGGGCATGCTTGTCGATAAGGAAGACCTTGGTTTTGGCAAGCGCTCTTGGCGCTATTCAATGCTGGTGAAGGATGGGATCATCGAAAAAATGTTCATTGAACCCGAAGAACCCGGCGACCCCTTCAAGGTCTCGGATGCGGAAACGATGCTCTGCTACCTCAACCCCCGCTACAAGCGGCAATGTGTGTCGCTCTTTACGAAGCGGGGCTGCCCCTACTGTGCCAAGGCAAAAACCCTGCTGGCGGAAAAGGGCATTCACTACGATGAGATTGTTGTCGGTGAGGGGGCTAGCCTGCGATCGCTCCAAGCGGTTACCGGGGCAACGACAGTTCCCCAAGTCTTTATTGACGGCAAATACATTGGCGGTTCCGAGGCACTGGCGGAATACTTGGCCACCCATTGTTAA
- a CDS encoding mechanosensitive ion channel family protein, producing MTKPHFWTRFFLCLLFAFLLVGGQARVPSMAQTAATPPPPPEIQEYPVTLDGEVLFEVRQGIGSFTPEERAAAIQHRILQVAEDEDIPVESITIKRVGDRENVSVVQGNRPLVTITRADVGDRLESQEEVAVELTQRIRAAISRYRQDRVPQTLLKNTILAILTTVLTLILCSVILRISAKVFPPVSRWGGERIPPLRLQNFEIISQETVEHWLLRIFQFTRLILLLFVLYLYLTFVFNLFPWTRTFGKNFLNHFLGSLEFILTSIGNYLPNLVAIALISAITYYILKGMRAIFSAIESERLLIPGFYTDWAKPTYNLLQILIIALAAVVVFPYLPGFDSPAFRGISVFLGILFSLGSTSAIANVVGGVILIYTRSFQQGDLIQIGDVQGIVVQKTLLVTRICRPNNQIVTIPNSSLLNSNVTNLSVAIRELDRPLILQTTITLGYDVPWREVYAAMIEAGRRTEGVLAEPSPFVWQTALNDFHISYQLNVYTRDWPRVPCIMSELHENLQDACNEAGIEIMSPSYLALRDGNTSTIPNNYLGDDYFPPGFRIILPK from the coding sequence ATGACAAAGCCACACTTTTGGACACGCTTTTTCCTGTGCCTGTTGTTCGCTTTTTTACTGGTAGGGGGGCAGGCACGGGTGCCCTCAATGGCTCAAACTGCTGCAACGCCACCACCGCCCCCTGAGATTCAGGAATACCCAGTCACCCTCGATGGCGAAGTTTTGTTTGAGGTGCGCCAAGGCATTGGCTCCTTTACCCCTGAGGAGCGGGCAGCAGCAATTCAACATCGTATCCTACAAGTGGCAGAGGATGAAGACATTCCCGTTGAGAGCATCACCATTAAACGTGTTGGCGATCGCGAGAATGTCAGTGTTGTGCAGGGGAACCGCCCGCTCGTCACCATTACAAGAGCGGATGTGGGCGATCGCTTGGAAAGTCAAGAAGAAGTCGCCGTTGAACTGACCCAGCGCATTCGCGCAGCAATCAGCCGTTATCGTCAAGATCGCGTGCCCCAAACTCTTCTCAAAAATACCATCTTGGCGATTTTAACAACTGTTCTCACCCTGATTCTCTGTTCTGTTATTCTTCGCATCTCCGCCAAGGTTTTTCCCCCTGTGAGTCGCTGGGGTGGGGAGCGGATTCCCCCTTTACGCCTGCAAAATTTTGAGATTATTTCTCAGGAAACAGTGGAGCATTGGCTATTGCGGATATTCCAGTTTACCCGCCTGATACTGCTGCTGTTTGTTCTCTATCTGTACCTAACGTTTGTTTTCAATCTCTTTCCTTGGACACGCACCTTTGGCAAGAATTTCCTCAACCACTTCTTGGGTTCCCTTGAATTTATTCTCACGAGTATTGGCAACTATCTTCCCAATTTGGTGGCGATCGCCCTCATTAGCGCTATCACCTACTACATCCTAAAGGGGATGCGGGCTATTTTTAGCGCCATTGAAAGTGAGCGCCTGCTGATTCCCGGCTTTTATACCGACTGGGCAAAACCGACCTACAACCTACTGCAAATTCTAATTATTGCTTTAGCGGCAGTCGTGGTTTTTCCCTACTTACCCGGCTTTGATTCACCGGCCTTTCGGGGCATTTCTGTGTTTTTGGGGATTCTCTTTTCCTTGGGTTCCACCTCGGCGATCGCCAACGTCGTCGGTGGTGTCATTCTCATTTATACTCGTTCCTTTCAACAGGGGGATCTCATTCAAATTGGTGATGTTCAGGGAATCGTTGTTCAAAAAACCTTACTGGTCACCCGCATCTGTCGTCCCAACAACCAAATCGTCACTATTCCCAACTCCTCACTCCTCAACAGCAATGTCACCAACCTGTCCGTTGCTATCCGCGAACTAGACCGCCCCTTAATTTTGCAAACCACGATTACCCTTGGCTATGATGTACCCTGGCGGGAGGTCTATGCCGCCATGATTGAAGCGGGTCGCCGCACTGAGGGGGTTTTAGCGGAACCGTCTCCTTTTGTTTGGCAAACCGCACTGAACGATTTTCATATTAGCTATCAACTGAATGTCTATACCCGTGATTGGCCTCGCGTCCCTTGCATTATGTCGGAACTTCACGAAAACTTGCAGGATGCTTGTAACGAAGCAGGGATCGAAATCATGTCACCCAGTTACTTGGCCCTGCGGGATGGTAACACTAGTACCATTCCCAACAATTACCTAGGGGATGACTATTTCCCGCCGGGATTCCGCATTATCTTACCCAAATAG
- a CDS encoding HMA2 domain-containing protein — translation MTLICQVVMEQQIVHATTGRVRFRVPRVQRDPAYGELLVQLLESLAIVERVRLNPQAATVVVEYQPHSLDEAAVYERLNHCFQQAMVAMPQPLPASAAPADAIALEDYEAQVEADARLETDWERLGLPLVALGVSLLSVPLELPLVVVGATVLASAWPWFQRVGHQISQGHPPNVDLLDSLWMAVHTANGQLLAPALKTTLVGARADLRDRQRRQQLHLYPSVLMAHYEQLTVERQGQSLMIESQELQAGDLLWLRPGDVVPADGCVVAGLAEVEPAHFEASRQVWVCRPGEALYAGCQILTGQLQLRVVRTGWQTRLGLITDLLHTEPVYDSALAHQQGEFARHAVLPTLALSGALWLATGAYGPAIAPLQFDFGSGVQLSLRTVMLSAQVFAVQQGVYLPTAGTLEQLAQLDCLVIDARQGLPQPQEAQLLIHQLRQLGIHTYLLQDHGMPLEGTTDLTSDRLADLQTYLRSNGRRGGWLSFGETCSCPESTCLPIRWQPPTFAPNAKVVILLDGDWSALGRGIAIARDALERTYQNVALIALPNLAVTFGGMFFGLHPVVNVVTNNATAFMAEFWQGNAPQFRTELLPTSPRPVPLQLQPLYPESPQLVVA, via the coding sequence ATGACTTTAATTTGTCAAGTCGTCATGGAACAGCAAATTGTTCATGCCACAACAGGGCGAGTGCGCTTTCGCGTGCCGCGTGTGCAGCGGGACCCCGCCTACGGAGAGTTATTGGTGCAGTTGCTAGAATCTTTGGCCATTGTCGAGCGGGTACGGCTCAATCCCCAAGCGGCAACCGTGGTGGTGGAGTATCAACCCCATTCGCTTGATGAAGCAGCGGTCTATGAACGCTTGAATCACTGTTTTCAGCAGGCCATGGTGGCCATGCCCCAGCCCCTTCCTGCCAGTGCGGCTCCTGCGGATGCGATTGCCCTCGAAGACTACGAAGCACAAGTGGAGGCTGATGCTCGCCTTGAAACCGATTGGGAACGCTTGGGACTGCCCTTGGTGGCCTTGGGGGTTTCACTGCTGAGTGTGCCCTTGGAATTGCCCTTGGTGGTTGTCGGGGCAACAGTCTTGGCCAGTGCTTGGCCGTGGTTTCAACGGGTAGGGCATCAAATCAGTCAGGGGCATCCCCCCAATGTGGATTTGCTCGATAGCCTCTGGATGGCTGTGCACACGGCCAATGGTCAGTTGTTGGCGCCTGCATTGAAGACCACGTTAGTCGGGGCACGGGCAGATCTGCGCGATCGCCAGCGACGACAACAGTTGCATCTATATCCCAGTGTTTTGATGGCTCACTATGAACAGCTCACAGTGGAACGTCAAGGGCAGTCGCTGATGATCGAAAGTCAGGAGTTGCAAGCCGGTGATCTCCTGTGGCTACGACCGGGGGATGTTGTGCCAGCGGATGGCTGCGTTGTTGCCGGGTTAGCGGAAGTTGAGCCTGCTCATTTTGAAGCTTCCCGACAGGTGTGGGTGTGTCGTCCCGGCGAGGCTCTCTATGCCGGCTGTCAAATTCTCACGGGACAACTCCAGCTGCGGGTGGTGCGCACCGGTTGGCAAACACGCCTTGGTCTGATTACGGATCTGCTACACACTGAACCGGTCTATGACAGTGCCCTTGCCCACCAACAGGGGGAATTTGCCCGCCATGCCGTGCTGCCAACCCTTGCCCTCAGTGGTGCCCTCTGGCTGGCTACGGGTGCCTACGGGCCGGCGATCGCCCCGTTGCAATTTGACTTTGGTAGTGGTGTGCAACTGTCCCTACGGACGGTGATGCTTTCAGCACAGGTATTTGCCGTGCAACAGGGGGTCTATTTACCCACAGCAGGTACTCTAGAACAACTGGCGCAACTGGACTGCTTGGTGATTGATGCGCGGCAGGGTCTCCCCCAGCCCCAAGAGGCACAACTGCTAATTCACCAATTGCGACAGCTTGGCATTCATACCTATCTTCTGCAGGATCACGGCATGCCCCTTGAGGGCACCACCGATCTCACGAGCGATCGCCTCGCCGATCTTCAGACCTACCTCAGGAGCAACGGTCGACGGGGCGGATGGCTGAGTTTTGGTGAAACGTGCTCCTGTCCTGAATCCACGTGCTTGCCGATTCGCTGGCAGCCCCCCACCTTTGCTCCCAATGCCAAAGTGGTGATCCTGTTGGATGGGGATTGGTCTGCCCTTGGCCGTGGCATTGCCATTGCCCGCGATGCCCTAGAGCGAACCTATCAAAATGTGGCCTTAATTGCCCTACCCAACTTGGCTGTCACCTTTGGTGGGATGTTTTTCGGCCTGCATCCGGTGGTGAATGTCGTCACCAACAACGCCACTGCCTTTATGGCCGAGTTTTGGCAGGGCAACGCACCCCAGTTTCGCACAGAGCTATTGCCGACCTCACCAAGGCCTGTACCCCTGCAACTGCAACCGTTGTACCCAGAGTCCCCCCAACTGGTTGTGGCCTAA
- a CDS encoding metal ABC transporter substrate-binding protein, producing the protein MRGLSWLLVGILLVGGCAAPAPQQPEETRQTRTNQNERPLVLTTFTVLADMAQQVAGDRLRVESLIKPGAEVHGYEFTPSDLVRGQEAALILENGLGLERWGDRFYNSLPNVPRVTLTEGITPIPIQEDAYQGKPNPHAWMSPQNALVYVENIRKALTELDPAGADLYAANAEAYKAQIRALDQELRQALAALPANKRYIVTCEGAFSYLARDYDLEEVYLWPVNADQEGTPQQMTRVIDIVRRQQIPAVFCESTVNAGPQKQVARESGATFAGIFYVDSLSPPDGNAPTYLDLLRYNINTLIRGLIGRTPP; encoded by the coding sequence ATGCGCGGTTTGAGTTGGTTACTGGTGGGAATTCTCTTGGTGGGTGGGTGTGCAGCCCCTGCGCCACAACAACCTGAGGAAACTCGCCAAACCCGAACCAATCAAAATGAACGCCCCTTAGTGCTGACCACGTTTACAGTCCTTGCCGATATGGCACAACAGGTGGCGGGCGATCGCCTGCGGGTGGAATCCCTGATTAAACCGGGAGCTGAAGTCCACGGCTACGAATTTACCCCCAGTGACTTGGTGCGGGGGCAGGAAGCCGCTCTCATTTTAGAAAATGGCCTTGGCCTCGAACGTTGGGGCGATCGCTTCTACAACAGCCTACCAAATGTGCCCCGTGTCACACTCACAGAGGGGATTACCCCTATTCCCATTCAAGAGGATGCCTATCAAGGCAAACCCAATCCCCATGCGTGGATGTCACCCCAAAATGCCTTAGTATACGTTGAGAACATTCGCAAGGCGCTAACAGAACTTGATCCCGCTGGCGCAGACCTCTATGCCGCCAACGCCGAAGCCTACAAAGCCCAAATTCGCGCCCTTGATCAAGAGCTACGTCAAGCCCTAGCAGCTCTCCCTGCCAACAAACGCTACATCGTCACCTGTGAAGGTGCCTTCTCCTACCTTGCGCGGGATTATGACCTTGAGGAAGTGTATCTCTGGCCGGTGAATGCCGATCAGGAGGGGACGCCCCAACAAATGACACGGGTGATTGACATTGTGCGGCGTCAACAAATCCCCGCTGTGTTCTGTGAAAGTACGGTCAATGCTGGTCCCCAAAAACAGGTGGCACGGGAGTCTGGGGCCACATTTGCCGGCATTTTTTATGTGGATTCCCTATCGCCCCCTGACGGCAATGCACCGACATACCTTGACTTGCTGCGGTACAACATCAACACCCTGATTCGCGGTCTTATTGGGAGGACACCACCATGA
- the trxA gene encoding thioredoxin has product MSSALSVTDATFEEEVLNSDIPVLVDFWAPWCGPCRMVAPVVDEIANEYQGRVKVVKVNTDENSKVATDYGIRSIPTLMIFKGGQKVDILVGAVPKTKIEATLAQFL; this is encoded by the coding sequence ATGTCCAGTGCATTGTCCGTCACGGATGCCACCTTTGAAGAAGAAGTATTAAATAGCGATATTCCTGTATTGGTGGACTTTTGGGCGCCTTGGTGTGGACCCTGCCGCATGGTAGCGCCCGTTGTTGACGAAATTGCCAATGAGTATCAGGGTAGAGTCAAGGTCGTCAAGGTGAACACCGATGAAAACTCTAAGGTAGCGACCGACTACGGCATTCGCAGCATCCCGACGCTGATGATCTTCAAGGGAGGACAAAAGGTCGATATTTTGGTCGGTGCCGTACCCAAAACCAAAATTGAAGCAACCCTTGCGCAGTTTCTCTAG